One part of the Magallana gigas chromosome 5, xbMagGiga1.1, whole genome shotgun sequence genome encodes these proteins:
- the LOC117680391 gene encoding microtubule-associated protein 2 isoform X3, with translation MGVNVADSMDNYNQDQGASEMECQCDNNEPEQSLSKNVDDLDHSQNMNPSLSYVPHDVMDSNVAQEEENVPMSHEDPTNQPAYQHVSSHDRNAFDEQIVPGVCSCIEEPEPEVPQEEAVEVEQHETPQAQYKHKEECVDEEDYDDGSDGEDVGGGQFEYQGDDGEDDEEIEVYTDDGDYSDEDYDDGPDSYRASEEREVVSDEEIKDDKAEIILQQEASTTNTEAASISEPQVTDPSSKHVEADEMGPTDITTEENDSARNSEEREMYVAEEDQRFSEERNEKMGEEVERDHSSEADEDDMNERMKLGSGFVDEVQPQEDNSVLEGGMNESEQNVEDETQGQHVGEKESSSMDEREGSQEPDVEASAPFNSFAPQASDEQIQSHQETDNTIESEKMGEEQYVEDDKITKGEVKEEVSVDEIVVEEKPLECPQEKVPDVVLTTTMEPHTEVASECVGMVDIGEGEEGEIEIQSNVSEFGSQYAEMGDDRMDEEEESNFNSGENGEPKDDYYPDEGEEDIEREQDFEREDVKQQEVEDLIEQEESRESENIPEDVVCSVDQTESLGFDVNEKQMDMAQQSELENISHHVNEFQSEIAGTVDKPPDSIKLAQEQAEHQPHKAETFIESEGSDMEERSITPDPDQMLKMASPRSEMPQDAFDTVFHTKETISETEEEQGKPEETEGQIPEQASDFMPGSHVQCPGIEIAPPVNESDMEHIKMGAEQVEEAEFQKNQEDEVAPTASDEVAPTASDAMTGSLIMDEGQTIDDAEQVKEAEFDKSPDDEVDPQMDGNAMTGSLILDEGQTIDDAEQVKEAEFQKNQEDEVVPQMDGNAMTGSLILDEGQTIDDAEQVKEAEFDKSPDDEVVPQMDGNAMTGSLIMDEGQTIDDAEQGKEAEYDESPDDEVAPPTDGNAMTGSLIMDEGQTIEDAEPVKVAQFDESPDDDIAPPMSGSAMEGSLIMDEGQTIEDLPEEHTSVMEGSFVMDKGQTIEDLPTEQTQSVMEGSLIMDDGQTVDEVPQQDVMSRSLMEDSIVMDEGETFDNQEIQGDNSRSTMEDTNTSEDSQASLKMNVMTGSMMEGSIVLDEEEKLEDRFPEDAMSKSMVEESEKYNEGQTFEDSLGNAPAESPSESFNESQTEDSLRTTSVGFMDDEASLQRQTAQNMVENVLNDAIDKVESMQKTDDISVEESSIDKTESGIEECIPDRYEEPPPEEIKDVSVEEPIEKVESVAEESIPEQRDLSMEEPPSISRTEESATEDLSIEKSEEVTPPAEPEQQKDEAVQKIKEMEVEKKPPPKKEEKTPLKAKSEEAKKKEKVLKETKNVTKVEKDKKNVSVLSKEQKKEVIQKKEKPKPKAKVPAKTESKPTSAKSETEKTPKDNKYSHITSRLTQETSASLARKTVKRTELLQGNSKVPSPEKADIAKRSQSATRQARSPRKPKELSTVEDNKDLISRSKSTPRPGAHRRQTPSPMRGQMTTTRNPRPTKLLQPKKDASAANGVTSPASGTDEEKAGKRTPSASSKKKYGIDSKNTSYKPGGGQVKIFDKKVQVKASPRVDVGGKTPPGSSTSPRKESPRPKPTTPKGPAPNVKNVTSKIGSLQNTSYTPGGGQVRIATKKTDYSSVSSRVGSTANMDHRPGGGEKKTGGKKILSQKLEWKTNSKIGSLDNAKHSPGGGNIKIVHESVTWNAHSKVGSLDNKDHKPGGGNIHIESHKVEFKAQSKVGSTDYISHKPGGGNKKIETQKLDFKDKAKPRVESKTAHKPGGGDKKGQMAKDIPIPDKQ, from the exons ATGGGTGTTAATGTTGCAGACTCAATGGATAATTATAACCAAGATCAAGGTGCTTCTGAAATGGAATGTCAATGTGATAATAATGAACCAGAACAAAGTCTTTCGAAAAATGTGGATGATCTTGATCATTCACAAAATATGAACCCTAGTCTTTCTTATGTTCCTCATGATGTGATGGATTCGAATGTTGCTCAAGAGGAGGAAAATGTGCCTATGTCCCATGAGGATCCTACTAACCAGCCTGCATATCAGCATGTTTCATCCCATGACAGAAATGCATTTGACGAACAAATTGTTCCAGGTGTGTGTTCATGCATTGAAGAACCTGAACCAGAGGTTCCACAAGAAGAGGCTGTTGAGGTTGAACAGCATGAAACACCACAGGCTCAATACAAACACAAGGAAGAATGTGTGGATGAAGAGGATTATGATGATGGCTCTGATGGTGAAGATGTCGGAGGAGGTCAGTTTGAATATCAAGGAGACGATGGTGAAGATGATGAAGAAATAGAGGTTTACACTGATGATGGAGACTACAGTGATGAAGATTATGATGATGGCCCTGATAGCTACAGAGCTAGTGAAGAGAGAGAGGTTGTCTCAGATGAAGAGATAAAAGATGACAAAGCAGAGATTATTTTACAACAGGAAGCTTCTACAACTAACACAGAAGCTGCCTCAATTTCTGAACCACAAGTAACTGACCCAAGTTCCAAACATGTTGAAGCAGATGAAATGGGACCAACAGATATCACGACTGAAGAAAATGACAGTGCAAGAAATTCTGAGGAAAGAGAAATGTATGTAGCTGAAGAAGATCAGCGTTTTAGTGAGGAAAGAAATGAGAAAATGGGTGAAGAAGTAGAGAGAGATCATTCAAGTGAGGCTGATGAAGATGACATGAATGAAAGGATGAAGTTAGGTAGTGGTTTTGTAGATGAGGTTCAACCTCAAGAGGACAATTCTGTTCTGGAGGGGGGTATGAATGAAAGTGAGCAAAATGTAGAAGATGAGACCCAGGGTCAGCATGTTGGTGAGAAAGAGTCTAGTAGTATGGATGAGAGGGAAGGTAGTCAGGAACCAGATGTTGAAGCTTCAGCCCCCTTTAATTCCTTTGCTCCCCAAGCTTCTGATGAACAAATTCAATCTCATCAGGAAACAGACAATACCATTGAGTCTGAGAAAATGGGGGAAGAACAATATGTTGAAGATGACAAAATTACAAAAGGGGAGGTGAAAGAGGAAGTGAGTGTGGATGAAATTGTTGTGGAAGAAAAGCCCCTTGAATGCCCACAAGAAAAAGTTCCAGATGTGGTTTTAACCACAACAATGGAACCTCATACTGAGGTAGCAAGTGAATGTGTTGGCATGGTTGATATTGGTGAGGGTGAGGAGGGTGAGATAGAAATACAAAGCAATGTGAGTGAGTTTGGGTCTCAGTATGCAGAGATGGGTGATGATAGAATGGATGAGGAGGAAGAGAGTAACTTTAATAGTGGTGAAAATGGGGAGCCAAAGGATGATTATTATCCTGATGAGGGAGAGGAAGATATTGAGAGAGAACAAGATTTTGAGAGGGAAGATGTGAAACAGCAAGAAGTCGAAGACTTAATTGAACAAGAAGAAAGTAGAGAAAGTGAAAATATTCCTGAAGATGTAGTTTGTTCAGTCGACCAAACTGAAAGCTTGGGCTTTGATgtgaatgaaaaacaaatggACATGGCTCAACAAAGTGAACTTGAAAACATAAGTCATCATGTAAATGAGTTTCAAAGTGAAATTGCTGGGACTGTAGACAAACCACCTGATTCAATCAAACTTGCTCAAGAACAAGCAGAACATCAGCCACATAAAGCAGAGACATTTATTGAAAGTGAAGGATCAGACATGGAGGAAAGGTCCATTACCCCAGACCCTGACCAAATGCTTAAGATGGCCTCACCAAGAAGTGAAATGCCCCAAGATGCTTTTGATACAGTGTTCCATACTAAGGAGACAATTTCTGAGACAGAGGAAGAGCAAGGAAAGCCTGAAGAAACAGAAGGACAAATTCCAGAACAAGCATCAGATTTCATGCCTGGATCACATGTGCAATGTCCGGGGATTGAAATAGCTCCTCCAGTAAATGAAAGTGATATGGAACACATTAAGATGGGTGCTGAGCAAGTTGAAGAAGCTGAATTTCAGAAGAACCAAGAAGATGAAGTTGCTCCTACAGCATCTGATGAAGTTGCTCCTACAGCATCTGATGCTATGACAGGCTCCTTGATAATGGATGAAGGACAAACCATTGATGATGCTGAACAAGTTAAAGAAGCTGAATTTGACAAGAGCCCAGATGATGAAGTTGATCCACAAATGGATGGCAATGCAATGACTGGCTCTCTAATATTGGATGAAGGACAAACAATTGATGATGCTGAACAAGTTAAAGAAGCTGAATTTCAGAAGAACCAAGAAGATGAAGTTGTTCCACAAATGGATGGCAATGCAATGACTGGCTCTCTAATATTGGATGAAGGACAAACAATTGATGATGCTGAACAAGTTAAAGAAGCTGAATTTGACAAGAGCCCAGATGATGAAGTTGTTCCACAAATGGATGGCAATGCAATGACTGGCTCTCTAATAATGGATGAAGGTCAAACAATCGATGATGCTGAACAGGGTAAAGAGGCTGAATATGATGAGAGCCCAGATGATGAAGTTGCTCCACCAACGGATGGCAATGCAATGACAGGATCTTTAATTATGGATGAAGGACAAACAATTGAGGATGCTGAACCAGTTAAAGTTGCCCAATTTGATGAAAGTCCAGATGATGATATAGCACCACCAATGAGTGGTAGTGCAATGGAAGGCTCTCTAATAATGGATGAAGGACAGACAATTGAAGATCTTCCAGAAGAACACACTTCAGTTATGGAAGGATCTTTTGTTATGGATAAAGGCCAAACTATTGAGGATCTTCCCACAGAACAGACACAATCTGTTATGGAAGGTTCTTTGATAATGGATGATGGTCAAACTGTTGACGAAGTCCCACAACAGGATGTTATGTCAAGGTCTCTGATGGAAGATTCCATTGTGATGGATGAAGGAGAAACTTTCGACAATCAAGAAATCCAAGGTGATAACTCCAGATCCACAATGGAAGACACAAACACATCAGAGGACAGTCAAGCCTCACTGAAAATGAATGTCATGACAGGGTCCATGATGGAAGGATCAATTGTTCttgatgaagaagaaaaattagAAGATAGGTTCCCAGAGGATGCCATGTCAAAGTCCATGGTAGAGGAATCTGAAAAGTACAATGAGGGACAAACTTTCGAAGACTCATTAGGGAATGCTCCCGCCGAGTCTCCTTCTGAAAGCTTCAATGAATCTCAAACAGAAGATTCATTGAGGACAACCAGTGTTGGATTTATGGATGATGAGGCTAGTTTACAAAGGCAGACAGCACAAAATATGGTTGAAAATGTTCTGAATGATGCTATTGATAAAGTAGAAAGCATGCAGAAAACCGATGACATTTCTGTTGAAGAATCTTCAATAGACAAAACAGAGAGTGGCATTGAAGAATGCATACCAGACAGATATGAAGAACCACCTCCAGAGGAAATAAAGGATGTGTCAGTTGAGGAACCCATAGAGAAAGTGGAATCTGTGGCTGAAGAAAGTATACCTGAACAAAGAGATTTAAGCATGGAAGAACCACCATCTATATCTAGAACAGAGGAAAGCGCAACTGAAGACCTTTCAATTGAAAAATCAGAAGAAGTTACTCCTCCTGCTGAACCTGAACAACAAAAAGATGAGGCAGTTCAGAAGATTAAAGAAATGGAAGTAGAAAAGAAACCCCCTCctaaaaaagaggaaaaaacaCCACTAAAAGCAAAGTCAGAGGAGGctaaaaagaaagagaaagtgTTGAAGGagacaaaaaatgttacaaaggttgaaaaagataaaaagaatgTTTCAGTCCTAAGTAAAGAACAGAAAAAAGAAGTCATTCAGAAAAAGGAAAAACCAAAACCAAAAGCAAAGGTGCCTGCCAAAACTGAAAGTAAACCAACAAGTGCTAAATCAGAGACTGAAAAAACACCTAAGGATAATAAATACAGTCATATCACAAGCCGATTGACCCAGGAAACTAGTGCTAGTCTTGCTCGTAAAACTGTAAAAAGAACTGAGCTATTACAAGGAAACTCCAAGGTGCCTTCTCCAGAGAAGGCAGACATAGCTAAGCGGAGTCAGTCTGCAACTCGGCAGGCAAGATCCCCACGGAAACCGAAGGAGTTGTCTACAGTGGAAGACAACAAGGATCTGATTTCCCGCTCTAAATCCACCCCAAGACCTGGAGCTCACAGGAGGCAAACCCCCAGTCCAATGCGAGGCCAAATGACCACAACAAGGAACCCAAGACCCACCAAACTTCTACAACCcaaaaaag ATGCATCGGCTGCTAATGGTGTCACATCACCGGCTAGTGGGACGGACGAAGAAAAGGCGGGAAAAAGG ACTCCATCAGCCTCCTCCAAGAAGAAGTACGGCATTGATTCCAAGAACACAAGCTACAAGCCGGGAGGTGGACAGGTCAAAATATTCGACAAGAAGGTTCAGGTCAAAGCTTCTCCCAGAGTAGATGTGGGTGGCAAAACACCCCCTGGCTCCAGCACCTCACCCCGGAAAGAATCTC CTCGACCAAAACCCACCACCCCTAAAGGACCAGCACCCAATGTCAAGAACGTCACCTCCAAGATCGGATCTCTACAGAATACCAGCTACACCCCAGGGGGTGGACAG gtGAGAATTGCCACAAAGAAGACAGACTATTCCAGTGTCTCAAGTAGAGTAGGCTCCACAGCAAACATGGACCACAGGCCAGGTGGAGGGGAGAAAAAG ACTGGTGGTAAAAAG ATATTGTCACAGAAATTGGAATGGAAGACGAATTCCAAAATTGGCTCTTTGGATAATGCCAAACACTCGCCGGGCGGCGGTAATATTAAA ATTGTCCATGAATCCGTTACATGGAATGCTCATTCCAAAGTGGGCTCCTTAGATAACAAGGACCATAAGCCTGGGGGTGGTAACATTCAT ATCGAGAGTCACAAAGTTGAGTTCAAGGCCCAGTCAAAGGTCGGGTCCACCGATTACATCTCACACAAACCTGGGGGAGGCAACAAGAAG ATTGAAACACAAAAACTAGACTTCAAAGACAAAGCTAAACCTAGAGTAGAATCTAAAACAGCTCACAAACCTGGAGGGGGTGATAAAAAG
- the LOC117680391 gene encoding microtubule-associated protein 2 isoform X8: MGVNVADSMDNYNQDQGASEMECQCDNNEPEQSLSKNVDDLDHSQNMNPSLSYVPHDVMDSNVAQEEENVPMSHEDPTNQPAYQHVSSHDRNAFDEQIVPGVCSCIEEPEPEVPQEEAVEVEQHETPQAQYKHKEECVDEEDYDDGSDGEDVGGGQFEYQGDDGEDDEEIEVYTDDGDYSDEDYDDGPDSYRASEEREVVSDEEIKDDKAEIILQQEASTTNTEAASISEPQVTDPSSKHVEADEMGPTDITTEENDSARNSEEREMYVAEEDQRFSEERNEKMGEEVERDHSSEADEDDMNERMKLGSGFVDEVQPQEDNSVLEGGMNESEQNVEDETQGQHVGEKESSSMDEREGSQEPDVEASAPFNSFAPQASDEQIQSHQETDNTIESEKMGEEQYVEDDKITKGEVKEEVSVDEIVVEEKPLECPQEKVPDVVLTTTMEPHTEVASECVGMVDIGEGEEGEIEIQSNVSEFGSQYAEMGDDRMDEEEESNFNSGENGEPKDDYYPDEGEEDIEREQDFEREDVKQQEVEDLIEQEESRESENIPEDVVCSVDQTESLGFDVNEKQMDMAQQSELENISHHVNEFQSEIAGTVDKPPDSIKLAQEQAEHQPHKAETFIESEGSDMEERSITPDPDQMLKMASPRSEMPQDAFDTVFHTKETISETEEEQGKPEETEGQIPEQASDFMPGSHVQCPGIEIAPPVNESDMEHIKMGAEQVEEAEFQKNQEDEVAPTASDEVAPTASDAMTGSLIMDEGQTIDDAEQVKEAEFDKSPDDEVDPQMDGNAMTGSLILDEGQTIDDAEQVKEAEFQKNQEDEVVPQMDGNAMTGSLILDEGQTIDDAEQVKEAEFDKSPDDEVVPQMDGNAMTGSLIMDEGQTIDDAEQGKEAEYDESPDDEVAPPTDGNAMTGSLIMDEGQTIEDAEPVKVAQFDESPDDDIAPPMSGSAMEGSLIMDEGQTIEDLPEEHTSVMEGSFVMDKGQTIEDLPTEQTQSVMEGSLIMDDGQTVDEVPQQDVMSRSLMEDSIVMDEGETFDNQEIQGDNSRSTMEDTNTSEDSQASLKMNVMTGSMMEGSIVLDEEEKLEDRFPEDAMSKSMVEESEKYNEGQTFEDSLGNAPAESPSESFNESQTEDSLRTTSVGFMDDEASLQRQTAQNMVENVLNDAIDKVESMQKTDDISVEESSIDKTESGIEECIPDRYEEPPPEEIKDVSVEEPIEKVESVAEESIPEQRDLSMEEPPSISRTEESATEDLSIEKSEEVTPPAEPEQQKDEAVQKIKEMEVEKKPPPKKEEKTPLKAKSEEAKKKEKVLKETKNVTKVEKDKKNVSVLSKEQKKEVIQKKEKPKPKAKVPAKTESKPTSAKSETEKTPKDNKYSHITSRLTQETSASLARKTVKRTELLQGNSKVPSPEKADIAKRSQSATRQARSPRKPKELSTVEDNKDLISRSKSTPRPGAHRRQTPSPMRGQMTTTRNPRPTKLLQPKKDASAANGVTSPASGTDEEKAGKRTPSASSKKKYGIDSKNTSYKPGGGQVKIFDKKVQVKASPRVDVGGKTPPGSSTSPRKESPRPKPTTPKGPAPNVKNVTSKIGSLQNTSYTPGGGQVRIATKKTDYSSVSSRVGSTANMDHRPGGGEKKTGGKKIESHKVEFKAQSKVGSTDYISHKPGGGNKKIETQKLDFKDKAKPRVESKTAHKPGGGDKKIETQKLNFKESAKSRTDSGTATPKAQTESVNSQDSVN; this comes from the exons ATGGGTGTTAATGTTGCAGACTCAATGGATAATTATAACCAAGATCAAGGTGCTTCTGAAATGGAATGTCAATGTGATAATAATGAACCAGAACAAAGTCTTTCGAAAAATGTGGATGATCTTGATCATTCACAAAATATGAACCCTAGTCTTTCTTATGTTCCTCATGATGTGATGGATTCGAATGTTGCTCAAGAGGAGGAAAATGTGCCTATGTCCCATGAGGATCCTACTAACCAGCCTGCATATCAGCATGTTTCATCCCATGACAGAAATGCATTTGACGAACAAATTGTTCCAGGTGTGTGTTCATGCATTGAAGAACCTGAACCAGAGGTTCCACAAGAAGAGGCTGTTGAGGTTGAACAGCATGAAACACCACAGGCTCAATACAAACACAAGGAAGAATGTGTGGATGAAGAGGATTATGATGATGGCTCTGATGGTGAAGATGTCGGAGGAGGTCAGTTTGAATATCAAGGAGACGATGGTGAAGATGATGAAGAAATAGAGGTTTACACTGATGATGGAGACTACAGTGATGAAGATTATGATGATGGCCCTGATAGCTACAGAGCTAGTGAAGAGAGAGAGGTTGTCTCAGATGAAGAGATAAAAGATGACAAAGCAGAGATTATTTTACAACAGGAAGCTTCTACAACTAACACAGAAGCTGCCTCAATTTCTGAACCACAAGTAACTGACCCAAGTTCCAAACATGTTGAAGCAGATGAAATGGGACCAACAGATATCACGACTGAAGAAAATGACAGTGCAAGAAATTCTGAGGAAAGAGAAATGTATGTAGCTGAAGAAGATCAGCGTTTTAGTGAGGAAAGAAATGAGAAAATGGGTGAAGAAGTAGAGAGAGATCATTCAAGTGAGGCTGATGAAGATGACATGAATGAAAGGATGAAGTTAGGTAGTGGTTTTGTAGATGAGGTTCAACCTCAAGAGGACAATTCTGTTCTGGAGGGGGGTATGAATGAAAGTGAGCAAAATGTAGAAGATGAGACCCAGGGTCAGCATGTTGGTGAGAAAGAGTCTAGTAGTATGGATGAGAGGGAAGGTAGTCAGGAACCAGATGTTGAAGCTTCAGCCCCCTTTAATTCCTTTGCTCCCCAAGCTTCTGATGAACAAATTCAATCTCATCAGGAAACAGACAATACCATTGAGTCTGAGAAAATGGGGGAAGAACAATATGTTGAAGATGACAAAATTACAAAAGGGGAGGTGAAAGAGGAAGTGAGTGTGGATGAAATTGTTGTGGAAGAAAAGCCCCTTGAATGCCCACAAGAAAAAGTTCCAGATGTGGTTTTAACCACAACAATGGAACCTCATACTGAGGTAGCAAGTGAATGTGTTGGCATGGTTGATATTGGTGAGGGTGAGGAGGGTGAGATAGAAATACAAAGCAATGTGAGTGAGTTTGGGTCTCAGTATGCAGAGATGGGTGATGATAGAATGGATGAGGAGGAAGAGAGTAACTTTAATAGTGGTGAAAATGGGGAGCCAAAGGATGATTATTATCCTGATGAGGGAGAGGAAGATATTGAGAGAGAACAAGATTTTGAGAGGGAAGATGTGAAACAGCAAGAAGTCGAAGACTTAATTGAACAAGAAGAAAGTAGAGAAAGTGAAAATATTCCTGAAGATGTAGTTTGTTCAGTCGACCAAACTGAAAGCTTGGGCTTTGATgtgaatgaaaaacaaatggACATGGCTCAACAAAGTGAACTTGAAAACATAAGTCATCATGTAAATGAGTTTCAAAGTGAAATTGCTGGGACTGTAGACAAACCACCTGATTCAATCAAACTTGCTCAAGAACAAGCAGAACATCAGCCACATAAAGCAGAGACATTTATTGAAAGTGAAGGATCAGACATGGAGGAAAGGTCCATTACCCCAGACCCTGACCAAATGCTTAAGATGGCCTCACCAAGAAGTGAAATGCCCCAAGATGCTTTTGATACAGTGTTCCATACTAAGGAGACAATTTCTGAGACAGAGGAAGAGCAAGGAAAGCCTGAAGAAACAGAAGGACAAATTCCAGAACAAGCATCAGATTTCATGCCTGGATCACATGTGCAATGTCCGGGGATTGAAATAGCTCCTCCAGTAAATGAAAGTGATATGGAACACATTAAGATGGGTGCTGAGCAAGTTGAAGAAGCTGAATTTCAGAAGAACCAAGAAGATGAAGTTGCTCCTACAGCATCTGATGAAGTTGCTCCTACAGCATCTGATGCTATGACAGGCTCCTTGATAATGGATGAAGGACAAACCATTGATGATGCTGAACAAGTTAAAGAAGCTGAATTTGACAAGAGCCCAGATGATGAAGTTGATCCACAAATGGATGGCAATGCAATGACTGGCTCTCTAATATTGGATGAAGGACAAACAATTGATGATGCTGAACAAGTTAAAGAAGCTGAATTTCAGAAGAACCAAGAAGATGAAGTTGTTCCACAAATGGATGGCAATGCAATGACTGGCTCTCTAATATTGGATGAAGGACAAACAATTGATGATGCTGAACAAGTTAAAGAAGCTGAATTTGACAAGAGCCCAGATGATGAAGTTGTTCCACAAATGGATGGCAATGCAATGACTGGCTCTCTAATAATGGATGAAGGTCAAACAATCGATGATGCTGAACAGGGTAAAGAGGCTGAATATGATGAGAGCCCAGATGATGAAGTTGCTCCACCAACGGATGGCAATGCAATGACAGGATCTTTAATTATGGATGAAGGACAAACAATTGAGGATGCTGAACCAGTTAAAGTTGCCCAATTTGATGAAAGTCCAGATGATGATATAGCACCACCAATGAGTGGTAGTGCAATGGAAGGCTCTCTAATAATGGATGAAGGACAGACAATTGAAGATCTTCCAGAAGAACACACTTCAGTTATGGAAGGATCTTTTGTTATGGATAAAGGCCAAACTATTGAGGATCTTCCCACAGAACAGACACAATCTGTTATGGAAGGTTCTTTGATAATGGATGATGGTCAAACTGTTGACGAAGTCCCACAACAGGATGTTATGTCAAGGTCTCTGATGGAAGATTCCATTGTGATGGATGAAGGAGAAACTTTCGACAATCAAGAAATCCAAGGTGATAACTCCAGATCCACAATGGAAGACACAAACACATCAGAGGACAGTCAAGCCTCACTGAAAATGAATGTCATGACAGGGTCCATGATGGAAGGATCAATTGTTCttgatgaagaagaaaaattagAAGATAGGTTCCCAGAGGATGCCATGTCAAAGTCCATGGTAGAGGAATCTGAAAAGTACAATGAGGGACAAACTTTCGAAGACTCATTAGGGAATGCTCCCGCCGAGTCTCCTTCTGAAAGCTTCAATGAATCTCAAACAGAAGATTCATTGAGGACAACCAGTGTTGGATTTATGGATGATGAGGCTAGTTTACAAAGGCAGACAGCACAAAATATGGTTGAAAATGTTCTGAATGATGCTATTGATAAAGTAGAAAGCATGCAGAAAACCGATGACATTTCTGTTGAAGAATCTTCAATAGACAAAACAGAGAGTGGCATTGAAGAATGCATACCAGACAGATATGAAGAACCACCTCCAGAGGAAATAAAGGATGTGTCAGTTGAGGAACCCATAGAGAAAGTGGAATCTGTGGCTGAAGAAAGTATACCTGAACAAAGAGATTTAAGCATGGAAGAACCACCATCTATATCTAGAACAGAGGAAAGCGCAACTGAAGACCTTTCAATTGAAAAATCAGAAGAAGTTACTCCTCCTGCTGAACCTGAACAACAAAAAGATGAGGCAGTTCAGAAGATTAAAGAAATGGAAGTAGAAAAGAAACCCCCTCctaaaaaagaggaaaaaacaCCACTAAAAGCAAAGTCAGAGGAGGctaaaaagaaagagaaagtgTTGAAGGagacaaaaaatgttacaaaggttgaaaaagataaaaagaatgTTTCAGTCCTAAGTAAAGAACAGAAAAAAGAAGTCATTCAGAAAAAGGAAAAACCAAAACCAAAAGCAAAGGTGCCTGCCAAAACTGAAAGTAAACCAACAAGTGCTAAATCAGAGACTGAAAAAACACCTAAGGATAATAAATACAGTCATATCACAAGCCGATTGACCCAGGAAACTAGTGCTAGTCTTGCTCGTAAAACTGTAAAAAGAACTGAGCTATTACAAGGAAACTCCAAGGTGCCTTCTCCAGAGAAGGCAGACATAGCTAAGCGGAGTCAGTCTGCAACTCGGCAGGCAAGATCCCCACGGAAACCGAAGGAGTTGTCTACAGTGGAAGACAACAAGGATCTGATTTCCCGCTCTAAATCCACCCCAAGACCTGGAGCTCACAGGAGGCAAACCCCCAGTCCAATGCGAGGCCAAATGACCACAACAAGGAACCCAAGACCCACCAAACTTCTACAACCcaaaaaag ATGCATCGGCTGCTAATGGTGTCACATCACCGGCTAGTGGGACGGACGAAGAAAAGGCGGGAAAAAGG ACTCCATCAGCCTCCTCCAAGAAGAAGTACGGCATTGATTCCAAGAACACAAGCTACAAGCCGGGAGGTGGACAGGTCAAAATATTCGACAAGAAGGTTCAGGTCAAAGCTTCTCCCAGAGTAGATGTGGGTGGCAAAACACCCCCTGGCTCCAGCACCTCACCCCGGAAAGAATCTC CTCGACCAAAACCCACCACCCCTAAAGGACCAGCACCCAATGTCAAGAACGTCACCTCCAAGATCGGATCTCTACAGAATACCAGCTACACCCCAGGGGGTGGACAG gtGAGAATTGCCACAAAGAAGACAGACTATTCCAGTGTCTCAAGTAGAGTAGGCTCCACAGCAAACATGGACCACAGGCCAGGTGGAGGGGAGAAAAAG ACTGGTGGTAAAAAG ATCGAGAGTCACAAAGTTGAGTTCAAGGCCCAGTCAAAGGTCGGGTCCACCGATTACATCTCACACAAACCTGGGGGAGGCAACAAGAAG ATTGAAACACAAAAACTAGACTTCAAAGACAAAGCTAAACCTAGAGTAGAATCTAAAACAGCTCACAAACCTGGAGGGGGTGATAAAAAG